In one Candidatus Pelagibacter sp. HTCC7211 genomic region, the following are encoded:
- a CDS encoding ABC transporter permease — protein MENSKNTFHENPKSSLEKVLDIISTMASKPSGFIGLAILIFHVTLAITSPWFAPYDYKAINPTLMLNAPSSEFWFGTDSLGRDVFTRTILGGRTALTITFFGSIIALLWGGLLGIFCGLVGGRIDDVVMRIVDAFLSIPWILAMLLIVSLLGTTTEVLIPALGFFYGKGIVRVARAATHDVIAKDFIVSAKARGHSNLSIIWNEILPNVRDAILVEGAMRWSWMLLGFSSLSFLGFGVSPPTPDWGLMISNARGLMSFAWWAVIAPIVGLSSLIIGINLTADAFAKALGIDRSTKAPV, from the coding sequence ATGGAAAACTCAAAAAATACATTTCATGAAAATCCCAAAAGTTCTCTAGAAAAAGTTTTAGATATAATATCTACAATGGCCTCGAAACCATCAGGGTTTATTGGGTTAGCAATTTTAATTTTTCATGTAACTTTAGCTATAACTAGTCCGTGGTTTGCACCTTATGATTATAAAGCAATTAATCCTACGTTAATGTTAAATGCACCATCGTCAGAATTTTGGTTTGGAACTGATAGTTTGGGTAGAGATGTTTTTACTAGAACAATTTTAGGAGGTAGAACTGCACTTACCATAACATTCTTTGGATCAATTATTGCTTTACTTTGGGGAGGTCTTTTAGGAATTTTTTGTGGTTTAGTAGGTGGAAGAATTGACGATGTAGTGATGAGGATAGTAGATGCATTTTTATCAATACCCTGGATCTTGGCTATGCTTTTGATAGTTTCACTTCTAGGAACAACCACTGAAGTATTAATACCAGCCCTAGGTTTTTTTTATGGAAAAGGAATTGTTCGAGTTGCTAGAGCAGCTACTCATGATGTTATAGCAAAAGATTTTATTGTTTCTGCAAAAGCTAGAGGCCATAGCAATCTTTCAATTATTTGGAATGAGATATTACCAAATGTAAGAGATGCTATTTTAGTTGAAGGAGCAATGAGATGGTCTTGGATGCTTCTTGGATTTAGCTCATTATCTTTTTTGGGATTTGGGGTGAGCCCTCCAACTCCTGATTGGGGATTAATGATATCTAATGCTAGAGGATTAATGTCTTTTGCATGGTGGGCAGTAATTGCGCCTATTGTTGGATTAAGCTCATTAATTATTGGTATAAATTTAACCGCTGATGCTTTTGCTAAGGCTTTAGGAATTGATAGATCAACAAAAGCCCCTGTTTAA
- a CDS encoding ABC transporter permease, whose amino-acid sequence MFFLIFKRFVLGLVTLFIVSLITFIGVEILPGDACTSYLEREAFGEALAACIKRLGLDVPAHERYISWAYNVIQGDFGYSLSGQMQINEVLGPRIKNSLVLASAAIIIGIPLALILGIITALWRDKMPDIIISTVAIFSMTIPEFISATLLILIVAIWLEWLPGIVIVPTDVTFFELLPNIILPVIAIAMIMTAHMARMVRSSVIQVMASDYIQMAILKGVPYWKMVFKHVLPNALLPAINVVALTIAWLLGGVVVTEVVFNYPGLGRLVIESISNRDLPVVQALGIILASIYVSINFIADLLTLMLNPRLKTLQTRK is encoded by the coding sequence ATGTTTTTTTTAATTTTTAAAAGATTTGTCTTAGGTTTAGTAACCTTATTTATAGTATCTTTGATAACATTTATTGGTGTTGAAATATTACCTGGGGATGCTTGTACTTCTTATTTAGAAAGAGAAGCTTTTGGTGAAGCTTTGGCTGCATGTATTAAAAGACTAGGATTAGATGTTCCAGCACATGAAAGATATATATCATGGGCATATAATGTTATTCAGGGAGATTTTGGTTATTCACTGAGTGGCCAAATGCAAATTAATGAGGTCTTAGGACCAAGAATAAAAAATTCACTAGTTCTTGCTTCTGCAGCAATAATTATTGGTATCCCATTAGCTTTAATATTAGGAATAATCACAGCTCTTTGGAGAGATAAAATGCCAGATATTATAATTTCTACTGTTGCAATATTTTCAATGACTATTCCAGAATTTATAAGCGCTACTTTATTAATACTAATAGTAGCAATTTGGCTAGAGTGGTTACCTGGCATAGTAATTGTACCTACAGATGTTACTTTTTTTGAGTTACTACCAAATATTATTTTACCAGTGATAGCAATTGCAATGATAATGACTGCACATATGGCTCGAATGGTTCGTTCAAGTGTTATTCAAGTAATGGCAAGTGATTATATTCAAATGGCAATATTAAAAGGAGTGCCATATTGGAAAATGGTTTTTAAACATGTGTTACCAAACGCATTGTTACCTGCAATTAATGTTGTTGCTTTAACTATTGCTTGGCTGTTGGGTGGAGTAGTTGTGACTGAAGTGGTATTTAATTATCCAGGACTAGGAAGATTAGTAATTGAATCGATATCCAATAGAGATTTACCAGTTGTTCAAGCTTTAGGAATCATTCTTGCATCTATTTACGTCAGTATAAATTTTATAGCTGACTTATTAACATTAATGTTAAATCCAAGATTAAAGACATTACAAACTAGAAAATAA
- a CDS encoding ABC transporter substrate-binding protein, with amino-acid sequence MKNVFKTISICLVSLMVSFSFANASSGTFKLSHDLGFGKDTNLDAITKGRLFQVVIMTQNRLVRKDLKGVTSAELATDWSANADATEWTFKLRKGVKFHDGSDFDAEDVKYSLMRVKDPEIGSPAKKSLSVVTDIEVVDSHTVKMKLNTSFADFPLNLTDYRLRMIPSGSGDTIGKTGIGTGPFIVEKFDAEGTTILKANPNYWEGAPGLAEVHVIAIPDGEARVQALLTGQIDMNRYVQFSQKKIFDGNSKFKTSVIPTGNWRGMVMNTERAPFDNPKVRKAVRLAVDRQELVDTVMGGEAVVSCDTPVAPTDQYRHNMSCKQNIAEAKKLLKEAGYPNGIEMVIHVSTKEPTWPTIAEVIQQQVAKAGIKVDIKMTPSKSYWKETWMKKDVAMTRWNERSADSVLHEVYHSSAKWNESYYKSSDFDKNLADARGELNFKKRKALYEKAQHTLWEQSGTMIPYHVSKLVVTSSRVKNLDDVEVFSIQWHKVKVD; translated from the coding sequence ATGAAAAACGTTTTTAAAACGATATCAATTTGTTTGGTATCTTTAATGGTATCATTTTCATTTGCCAATGCTTCAAGTGGAACTTTTAAACTTTCACATGATCTTGGTTTTGGAAAAGATACAAACTTAGATGCGATAACTAAGGGTAGATTATTTCAGGTAGTCATTATGACTCAAAACCGTTTAGTTAGAAAAGATCTTAAGGGAGTAACATCTGCAGAATTAGCTACAGATTGGTCTGCAAATGCAGATGCCACTGAATGGACTTTTAAACTTAGAAAAGGAGTTAAGTTTCATGATGGGTCTGACTTTGATGCTGAGGACGTAAAATATTCTTTGATGAGAGTAAAAGATCCTGAAATTGGTTCACCTGCGAAAAAAAGCTTGAGCGTTGTAACAGACATTGAAGTTGTTGATTCTCATACTGTTAAAATGAAATTAAACACTTCTTTTGCTGATTTTCCACTTAACTTGACTGATTACAGATTGAGAATGATTCCATCTGGATCAGGAGACACTATTGGAAAAACAGGAATTGGAACTGGTCCTTTTATTGTTGAAAAATTTGATGCAGAAGGAACCACAATTCTAAAAGCTAATCCAAACTATTGGGAAGGTGCACCTGGACTTGCTGAAGTTCACGTAATCGCGATACCTGATGGTGAAGCTAGAGTTCAAGCTCTTTTGACTGGTCAAATTGATATGAATAGGTATGTACAATTTAGTCAGAAAAAAATCTTTGATGGTAATTCTAAATTTAAAACTTCAGTAATACCAACTGGTAACTGGAGAGGTATGGTTATGAATACGGAACGTGCTCCATTTGATAACCCTAAAGTTAGAAAAGCTGTTAGACTAGCTGTAGACAGACAAGAACTTGTTGATACTGTAATGGGTGGTGAAGCAGTAGTATCATGCGATACACCTGTAGCTCCAACTGACCAATATCGTCATAACATGAGTTGTAAACAAAACATTGCTGAAGCGAAAAAACTTCTTAAAGAAGCTGGATATCCAAATGGTATCGAAATGGTAATTCACGTTTCAACAAAAGAACCTACTTGGCCAACTATTGCAGAAGTGATTCAGCAACAAGTTGCTAAAGCAGGTATCAAAGTTGATATCAAAATGACACCATCAAAAAGTTACTGGAAAGAAACTTGGATGAAAAAAGATGTTGCAATGACACGTTGGAATGAAAGATCTGCAGATAGTGTTCTTCATGAAGTTTATCACAGTAGTGCTAAATGGAATGAGTCATACTACAAGAGTTCAGACTTTGATAAAAATCTTGCAGATGCTAGAGGTGAGCTTAATTTTAAAAAAAGAAAAGCTCTTTACGAAAAAGCACAACATACTTTATGGGAACAATCTGGAACTATGATACCTTACCATGTATCTAAACTAGTTGTTACAAGCTCAAGAGTTAAAAACCTTGATGATGTTGAGGTTTTTTCAATTCAATGGCACAAAGTCAAAGTAGATTAG
- a CDS encoding aminomethyltransferase family protein, with product MHKSLRNIRFSIKPQQEESGRPVELARTMSIHPLTYQELPYDPEYSHYAGRLTTEKLSNATPDEQYWKTKREIILRHTGEHPYEISGPDALKLLQRIFPRDISKVKKGRCSYQFACYHDGGIITDGLLLRIDENCYWFAQADGDMLSWYKANSEGLDVEIKEPNVFVSQIQGPKSMELLDQLIDEPIANTWKYFDWVEITMANEKVIISRTGFTNELGWEIYFRPENDAEKLGNLILENGKKMGMIITATPSFRGRRIEAGLLSAGQDFSNETNPFSVGLGRFVDLKKDNFIGKKALLNADKECRSWGIRVVDGIAKKGRYIKINNQSIGKITSSTWSPYQVCGVGIVLLDKSDIRPGTVVDVECTDEKIHKAELCKLPMYDPKGEIVRGINKKIPTKAEPWSGIKN from the coding sequence ATGCATAAATCTTTAAGAAATATTAGGTTTTCAATCAAGCCGCAGCAAGAAGAAAGTGGCCGACCTGTTGAACTAGCAAGAACCATGAGTATTCATCCTTTGACTTATCAAGAGCTACCTTATGACCCAGAATACTCTCATTATGCTGGTCGACTAACGACTGAAAAATTATCAAATGCTACACCGGATGAACAATATTGGAAAACAAAAAGAGAAATTATTCTTCGACATACAGGAGAACATCCTTATGAAATTTCAGGTCCTGATGCTCTTAAATTATTACAAAGAATTTTTCCAAGAGATATTTCAAAAGTTAAAAAAGGAAGATGCTCTTATCAGTTCGCTTGTTATCATGATGGTGGAATAATCACCGATGGTTTACTTTTAAGAATTGATGAAAATTGTTATTGGTTCGCTCAAGCAGATGGGGACATGCTTTCATGGTATAAAGCTAATTCAGAAGGACTTGATGTTGAAATAAAAGAACCAAATGTATTTGTAAGTCAAATTCAAGGACCTAAATCGATGGAACTTCTTGATCAATTAATTGATGAACCCATAGCAAATACATGGAAATATTTTGATTGGGTTGAAATTACAATGGCAAATGAAAAAGTAATAATTAGTCGAACTGGATTTACGAATGAACTAGGATGGGAAATTTATTTTAGACCTGAGAATGATGCAGAAAAATTAGGTAATCTTATTCTAGAAAATGGAAAAAAAATGGGAATGATAATTACTGCAACGCCATCTTTTAGAGGTAGAAGAATTGAAGCTGGACTTTTATCTGCAGGACAGGATTTTTCAAATGAAACTAATCCTTTTTCAGTAGGACTTGGTCGTTTTGTTGATTTAAAAAAAGATAACTTTATAGGCAAAAAGGCATTGTTAAATGCAGATAAGGAATGCCGAAGCTGGGGTATTAGAGTTGTTGATGGAATAGCAAAAAAAGGAAGATATATAAAAATAAATAATCAATCTATTGGAAAAATAACATCAAGCACATGGTCTCCTTACCAAGTTTGTGGGGTTGGAATTGTACTATTAGATAAATCAGACATTAGACCCGGAACAGTAGTAGATGTTGAATGTACTGATGAAAAAATTCATAAAGCTGAACTTTGTAAATTACCTATGTATGATCCGAAAGGTGAAATAGTAAGAGGTATAAATAAAAAGATACCCACAAAAGCTGAACCGTGGTCAGGAATTAAAAACTAA
- a CDS encoding ABC transporter substrate-binding protein, whose amino-acid sequence MNDFISKKIAPSGVLRVGLNMSNFLLVSSEDASGLPDGLSPDVGKKIAKELNLSCELIKFPNPGLLADAVNDDKWDIGNIAYEKERGKTIDFSDPYINIDANFIFRSQSNFKSNEEVDTPGIKIAVFERSAYDLWLTDNFKNAELVRASSIEESHNLFRNNNVDVLAGLKSKLVDEIKTNNDFKMITNPFTYIKQSIGIKKGNPEILEFLNEFILNLIKEGYIEQLLKKHKVQDKLSIPKID is encoded by the coding sequence ATGAATGATTTTATATCAAAAAAAATAGCCCCATCTGGTGTTTTGCGTGTTGGTCTCAATATGAGCAATTTTTTACTCGTTAGTAGTGAAGATGCATCGGGTTTACCAGATGGATTATCTCCAGATGTTGGAAAAAAAATTGCAAAAGAACTTAATTTAAGTTGTGAATTAATTAAATTTCCAAATCCAGGTTTACTAGCTGATGCTGTAAATGATGATAAGTGGGATATTGGTAATATAGCTTATGAGAAGGAGAGAGGTAAAACAATAGATTTTAGTGATCCTTATATAAATATTGATGCTAATTTTATATTTAGAAGTCAAAGTAATTTTAAAAGTAATGAAGAGGTAGATACACCAGGTATTAAAATAGCTGTTTTTGAGCGAAGCGCGTATGATTTATGGCTTACTGATAATTTCAAAAATGCTGAATTAGTTAGAGCATCATCAATAGAAGAATCACATAATTTATTTAGAAATAATAATGTTGACGTACTAGCTGGATTAAAATCTAAACTTGTGGATGAAATAAAAACTAACAATGATTTTAAAATGATTACAAATCCATTTACTTACATAAAACAATCTATTGGAATCAAGAAAGGTAACCCTGAAATATTAGAATTTTTAAATGAGTTTATTTTAAACCTTATTAAAGAAGGCTACATAGAACAATTATTAAAAAAACATAAAGTTCAGGATAAATTAAGTATTCCTAAAATTGATTAG
- a CDS encoding Type 1 glutamine amidotransferase-like domain-containing protein encodes MSKIEKKIIAIGGVGVTPESDESLDHFILNQLKKIKNNIGFLGTASKDDNEKVEKFYKKFDNSNSELSHFNLTSSVNGFSDWLLSKDLVYVGGGNTSFMLEIWRKNNFEQVFKIAYEKGTILSGVSAGAVCWFDWILSDSMGQGFKPLKGISILEGSCTPHSSNIERINEFEMNIKNNKLPKGIAIDDGVAVVFIDGKPTEVYSTVNNQSAYFLDKNKKINLKEYIKNK; translated from the coding sequence ATGAGCAAAATCGAAAAAAAAATAATTGCAATAGGTGGTGTTGGGGTGACACCAGAGTCAGATGAAAGTTTAGATCATTTTATTTTAAATCAATTAAAAAAAATAAAAAACAATATTGGTTTTTTAGGTACAGCCAGCAAAGATGATAATGAAAAAGTAGAAAAATTTTATAAAAAATTTGATAATAGTAATTCTGAACTATCTCATTTTAATCTTACATCAAGTGTAAATGGTTTTTCAGATTGGTTACTCAGTAAAGATTTGGTTTATGTTGGAGGTGGTAATACTTCATTTATGTTAGAAATTTGGAGAAAGAATAATTTTGAACAAGTATTTAAAATTGCTTATGAGAAAGGAACAATATTGTCTGGAGTTAGTGCTGGTGCTGTTTGTTGGTTTGATTGGATATTGTCAGATTCTATGGGTCAAGGTTTTAAACCATTAAAAGGTATCAGTATATTGGAAGGTAGTTGCACACCTCACTCGTCTAATATTGAAAGAATTAATGAATTTGAAATGAATATTAAAAATAACAAATTACCCAAAGGGATTGCTATTGATGATGGTGTGGCAGTAGTTTTTATTGACGGAAAACCAACTGAAGTTTATTCTACTGTAAATAATCAAAGCGCTTATTTTTTAGATAAAAATAAAAAAATTAATCTTAAAGAATATATAAAGAATAAATGA
- a CDS encoding alpha-hydroxy acid oxidase has translation MNNITASKKIHSIEDARNLAKKRMPRLMFDFLDGASGDEKLCEINSTALDQIRLEPKVLRNVENRNLKKKFLDIEFDQPFGFSPMGMCNLTWTGADKMLAKESVVNNIPPCVSMASSTSLEDMYELSEGRSWMQLYNFQENFVMELLQRAEQTGYKVAILTVDVPIQFRRAKDNKNGFTVPFKIGPKQMFDFATHPLWSLATLLGGIPKPMNYETSKNGNKFVRSESRGATDWETLKRVRGAWKGKLIIKGVMSPEDALKIKAEGADAIQVSNHGGRQLDSATAAIEALPLIRNALGKEFPLLFDSGIRGGSDIIRALALGADYVMLGRPLMYGIGADGEKGLRKILDIIKDELSTALGLVGLTDINEVTSEIIAKKFIQNMKY, from the coding sequence ATGAATAATATAACTGCAAGTAAAAAAATTCATAGCATCGAAGATGCAAGGAATTTAGCAAAAAAGAGAATGCCTAGGTTGATGTTTGATTTTTTAGATGGTGCTTCAGGTGATGAGAAACTTTGTGAAATTAATAGTACAGCTTTAGATCAAATAAGACTTGAGCCAAAAGTTCTAAGAAATGTTGAAAATAGAAATCTCAAAAAAAAATTTTTAGATATTGAGTTTGATCAGCCATTTGGTTTTTCTCCAATGGGCATGTGTAACTTAACTTGGACTGGGGCAGATAAAATGTTAGCTAAAGAAAGTGTTGTTAACAATATACCTCCGTGTGTATCAATGGCATCATCAACATCTTTAGAAGATATGTATGAATTATCAGAAGGTCGTTCTTGGATGCAATTGTACAATTTTCAGGAAAATTTTGTAATGGAACTTTTACAAAGAGCAGAGCAGACAGGTTACAAAGTGGCTATACTAACTGTAGACGTTCCAATTCAATTTAGAAGAGCAAAAGATAATAAAAATGGATTTACTGTGCCTTTTAAAATTGGTCCAAAACAAATGTTTGATTTTGCAACACATCCTCTTTGGTCATTAGCAACTTTATTAGGTGGTATTCCTAAGCCTATGAACTATGAAACGTCAAAAAATGGAAATAAATTTGTTAGAAGTGAAAGTAGAGGAGCAACAGATTGGGAAACCTTAAAAAGAGTAAGAGGAGCGTGGAAAGGTAAATTAATAATTAAAGGAGTTATGTCTCCAGAAGATGCTTTAAAGATTAAAGCTGAAGGAGCTGATGCTATTCAAGTATCAAATCATGGAGGAAGACAATTAGATAGTGCTACTGCAGCAATCGAAGCGTTACCTTTAATCAGAAATGCACTGGGTAAAGAATTCCCTTTACTTTTTGATAGTGGAATAAGAGGTGGAAGTGATATCATCAGAGCTTTGGCGTTAGGAGCTGATTATGTAATGCTTGGTAGGCCATTAATGTATGGGATTGGTGCTGATGGAGAAAAAGGATTAAGAAAAATTTTAGATATAATTAAAGATGAATTAAGTACTGCACTTGGTTTAGTTGGTTTAACTGATATAAACGAAGTGACTTCAGAAATAATTGCTAAAAAATTCATTCAAAATATGAAATACTAA
- a CDS encoding thiamine pyrophosphate-binding protein: protein MSEKKIRGGSLIARALKDKGIQHVFTLSGGFCNPALEGFMECQMEVINCPHEQIAGHIADGHTRITRKPAVCLVGPEGFANAVPSMMEAWGERSPVIFITGSSSLKRQGSGGFKEIDDVAIAAPLTKYSASITDGTRIREFVDKAYRIATNGYPGAVHLSMPVDIMFSSFSEDAGLEERPFSNKTKPVVKAWPDPTHLSEILELACKSKKPVIIGGHGVWWSGSEKKLEEVGNNLNIPIFNIPYHQKLLGEEANAYMGLADIHQYPPSKFALHESDLVLMVGARLDNQMNFGNPPLFPTSTKLVCINGSHEEIELNRAADLNLLCDPGVFFDTLNKLNTNNKWNLGKEWFDLNKTKKQEWVDKTLEDLSKETKHAETNGGKMHPLQLALDVQDAIGEKDWLVIDGGNTHFWSEIAINIAGSKGKKIGGILHPGTFSMLGVGVPFALSAKNTNPNSNVILISGDGAFLSGGLSIEAAFQENKPIVVVIDNNGGLDCISQQQERLFESGKHFATDFRDIPFHKIFEGFGGHGELVTKREQLAPALKRALESGKTACINVKAKGVISPIVAAVSDKRDKASIE from the coding sequence ATGTCAGAGAAAAAAATTAGAGGTGGATCATTAATAGCTAGAGCATTAAAAGATAAAGGAATTCAGCATGTTTTTACTCTGTCTGGAGGTTTTTGTAACCCTGCACTAGAAGGATTTATGGAATGCCAAATGGAAGTAATCAATTGTCCTCATGAACAAATAGCTGGACACATAGCTGACGGACATACCAGAATTACTAGAAAACCTGCAGTTTGTCTTGTAGGCCCAGAAGGTTTTGCAAATGCTGTACCATCAATGATGGAAGCTTGGGGTGAAAGATCACCTGTAATATTTATAACTGGTTCAAGTAGTTTAAAAAGACAAGGCTCGGGTGGATTTAAAGAAATTGATGATGTTGCAATTGCTGCTCCATTAACAAAATATAGTGCGAGTATTACTGATGGTACTAGAATTCGAGAATTTGTAGATAAAGCATACAGGATTGCAACTAATGGATATCCAGGTGCAGTACATTTAAGTATGCCTGTTGATATTATGTTTTCATCTTTTTCAGAAGATGCTGGCCTTGAAGAAAGACCTTTTTCAAATAAAACAAAACCTGTTGTAAAAGCTTGGCCTGATCCAACACATTTATCAGAAATTTTAGAACTTGCATGTAAATCAAAAAAACCAGTAATAATAGGTGGGCATGGAGTATGGTGGTCTGGCTCAGAAAAAAAATTAGAGGAAGTAGGAAATAATTTGAATATTCCAATATTTAATATTCCTTACCATCAAAAATTACTTGGTGAAGAAGCCAATGCCTATATGGGATTAGCTGATATACATCAGTATCCACCATCAAAATTTGCATTACATGAGTCTGATTTGGTGTTGATGGTTGGAGCAAGACTAGATAATCAAATGAATTTTGGAAATCCACCTCTATTTCCAACCTCAACAAAACTTGTTTGTATTAATGGATCTCATGAAGAAATAGAACTTAATAGAGCTGCCGATTTAAATCTGTTATGTGATCCAGGTGTATTTTTTGATACTTTAAATAAACTTAATACAAATAATAAGTGGAATTTAGGTAAAGAATGGTTTGATCTTAATAAGACTAAAAAACAAGAATGGGTTGATAAAACTTTAGAAGACTTAAGCAAAGAAACAAAACACGCTGAAACTAATGGGGGTAAAATGCATCCACTTCAATTAGCTTTGGATGTTCAAGATGCCATTGGTGAAAAAGATTGGTTAGTGATTGATGGAGGGAATACTCATTTTTGGTCTGAAATTGCAATAAATATTGCAGGATCAAAAGGAAAAAAAATAGGTGGAATTCTTCATCCCGGCACTTTTAGTATGCTAGGTGTTGGTGTGCCATTTGCGCTTTCAGCTAAAAATACGAACCCTAACTCAAATGTTATTTTAATAAGTGGGGACGGTGCTTTTTTATCTGGAGGTTTGTCAATAGAAGCTGCTTTTCAAGAAAATAAACCCATTGTAGTTGTAATTGATAACAATGGTGGTTTAGATTGTATTTCACAACAACAAGAAAGATTGTTTGAAAGTGGAAAACATTTTGCGACAGACTTTAGGGATATACCTTTTCATAAAATCTTTGAGGGTTTTGGTGGTCATGGTGAACTGGTTACAAAAAGAGAACAATTGGCTCCGGCATTAAAAAGGGCCCTTGAAAGCGGAAAAACTGCATGTATCAATGTTAAAGCTAAAGGTGTCATTAGTCCAATTGTTGCTGCTGTTAGTGATAAAAGAGATAAGGCGTCGATTGAATAA
- a CDS encoding 5-hydroxyisourate hydrolase, whose amino-acid sequence MATLSSHLLNSVNGTHASGVKVIINQISVSGEKKIFFETETDSGGRILKDFELSKEDCDCEYEMVCKTSDYFSEKKIVSEIVIKFKMEDPEKKYHLPIIISPNSYSIWWSQ is encoded by the coding sequence ATGGCGACTTTATCTTCTCACCTACTTAATTCAGTAAATGGAACACATGCAAGTGGTGTTAAAGTAATTATTAATCAAATAAGCGTATCTGGAGAGAAAAAAATATTTTTTGAAACCGAAACTGATAGTGGAGGAAGAATTTTAAAAGATTTTGAACTCTCAAAAGAAGACTGTGATTGTGAATATGAAATGGTATGTAAAACTTCAGATTATTTTTCTGAAAAAAAAATTGTTTCTGAAATAGTTATCAAATTTAAAATGGAAGATCCTGAAAAAAAATATCACTTGCCAATTATTATATCACCTAATAGTTACTCTATTTGGTGGTCTCAATAA
- a CDS encoding dimethylsulfoniopropionate demethylase, translating into MSKNIKLNMSRRIRRTPYTNRVEQHGVSDFTVVNHMLLPKGFKNTVEEDYLHLSKEVQMWDVSCQRQVQICGPDAAKLIQKLTPRSIKDMTIGKCFYIPMLNENAGMINDPVLLKLDDDMFWISIADSDILLWAKGLALGLNLNVVIEEPDVYPLAIQGPKSEELMVSIFGDEIKKIKFFNFRVIDFEGTKQIIARSGYSKQDGFEIYFKVHENYFDKVEMGEKLWDTIWEAGKKFNISPGCPNLIDRIEAGLMSYGNDFTGENNPLECNLEKYCKADASHDFVGKQALTKIQSEGIIQKMRGIIFDGAPCAATGQPLKIFSKDNKRIGQITSGIFSPRIKKNIGLSMILKDYWNVGNEVIIETLDGEKRNGTITSLPFPD; encoded by the coding sequence ATGTCAAAAAATATAAAATTAAATATGTCTAGAAGAATAAGAAGAACTCCTTATACAAATAGAGTTGAACAACATGGAGTTTCAGATTTTACAGTAGTAAACCATATGCTTTTACCAAAAGGTTTCAAAAATACTGTTGAAGAAGATTATTTACATCTAAGTAAAGAGGTTCAGATGTGGGATGTTTCTTGTCAGAGACAAGTTCAAATTTGTGGTCCAGATGCTGCTAAACTAATTCAAAAATTAACACCTCGTTCAATAAAAGATATGACAATAGGTAAATGTTTTTATATCCCAATGCTTAACGAGAATGCTGGAATGATAAATGATCCAGTTTTACTCAAATTAGATGATGATATGTTTTGGATATCAATTGCAGACTCTGATATTTTGTTGTGGGCCAAAGGATTGGCGTTAGGTTTAAACTTAAATGTAGTGATTGAAGAGCCAGATGTTTATCCATTGGCAATACAAGGACCAAAATCAGAAGAATTAATGGTTTCAATATTTGGAGATGAAATTAAAAAGATTAAATTTTTTAATTTCAGAGTGATAGACTTTGAGGGGACAAAACAAATTATTGCAAGATCTGGATACAGTAAACAAGACGGTTTTGAAATTTATTTTAAAGTTCATGAAAACTATTTTGATAAAGTTGAAATGGGTGAAAAACTTTGGGATACCATTTGGGAAGCAGGTAAAAAATTTAATATTTCTCCAGGTTGTCCAAACCTAATTGACAGAATTGAAGCTGGGCTAATGTCATATGGAAACGATTTTACTGGTGAGAATAACCCTTTAGAGTGCAACCTAGAAAAGTATTGTAAAGCAGATGCTTCTCATGACTTTGTTGGCAAACAAGCTCTAACAAAAATTCAAAGTGAAGGCATAATACAAAAAATGAGGGGCATTATCTTTGATGGTGCTCCTTGTGCAGCAACTGGACAACCTTTAAAAATATTTTCAAAGGACAATAAAAGAATTGGACAAATAACATCTGGTATTTTCTCTCCTAGAATTAAAAAAAATATTGGTTTATCAATGATTTTAAAAGATTATTGGAACGTAGGTAACGAAGTCATTATTGAAACTCTTGATGGTGAAAAAAGAAATGGGACGATAACATCTTTGCCATTTCCAGATTAA